CGATGTATACGAAGGTAAGAACATCGAAGCAGGTAAGAAATCGTATGCGGTCAGCTTCCTGCTTCAGGATGAAACTCAGACGCTGAACGATAAGATGATCGATAAGATCATGTCTAAACTGGTGAAGAATCTGGAAGATAAGCTGAATGCAAAATTGAGATAAATTTAAAATTCACAATTCAAAATTAATACAAACCAATGGGAAGAGCATTTGAATATAGAAAAGCCGCAAAGCTGAAAAGATGGGGCCACATGGCTAAAACATTTACAAGACTGGGTAAACAGATCGCTATTGCCGTGAAGGCGGGTGGTCCGGAACCGGAAAATAACCCGACACTGCGTTCGGTCATCGCTACTTGTAAGCGTGAGAATATGCCGAAGGACAATATCGAACGTGCGATTAAGAATGCAATGGGTAAGGACCAGAGCGACTACAAGAGCATGACTTACGAAGGATACGGTCCTCACGGAATTGCTGTCTTTGTAGATACGCTGACTGATAATACGACTCGTACGGTAGCCGATGTACGCTCTGTATTCAATAAATTTGGTGGTAACCTCGGAACAATGGGATCATTGGCTTTCCTTTTCGACCATAAATGTATGTTCACTTTCAAGATAAAGGACGGCATGGATATGGAAGAACTGATCCTTGATCTGATTGATTACGACGTAGAAGATGAGTACGAACAGGATGACGAAGAAGGAACAATCACTATCTACGGTGATCCTAAGAGCTATGCCGCTATTCAGAAACATCTTGAAGAGTGTGGCTTCGAGGATGTCGGCGGTGATTTTACTTATATCCCGAACGATCTGAAAGAGGTAACCCCGGAACAACGCGAAACTTTAGATAAGATGATAGAACGTCTTGAAGAATTTGATGA
This sequence is a window from Bacteroides thetaiotaomicron VPI-5482. Protein-coding genes within it:
- a CDS encoding YebC/PmpR family DNA-binding transcriptional regulator, producing the protein MGRAFEYRKAAKLKRWGHMAKTFTRLGKQIAIAVKAGGPEPENNPTLRSVIATCKRENMPKDNIERAIKNAMGKDQSDYKSMTYEGYGPHGIAVFVDTLTDNTTRTVADVRSVFNKFGGNLGTMGSLAFLFDHKCMFTFKIKDGMDMEELILDLIDYDVEDEYEQDDEEGTITIYGDPKSYAAIQKHLEECGFEDVGGDFTYIPNDLKEVTPEQRETLDKMIERLEEFDDVQTVYTNMKPEEGGNEE